A portion of the Phycodurus eques isolate BA_2022a chromosome 3, UOR_Pequ_1.1, whole genome shotgun sequence genome contains these proteins:
- the hs3st1l2 gene encoding heparan sulfate (glucosamine) 3-O-sulfotransferase 1-like 2 isoform X2: MLRTLPVLLLTVNLVVGSSSPGDVLSPSYNKSNSSGVQRLPDAIIIGVRKGGTRALLEMLNLHPDVKVAKAEVHYFNVEDHYKRGLAWYRSQMPFTKPGQLTLEKTPGYFAAPQVPARVWALNPAARLLLIVRDPAERLVSDYTQVLHNRLARRKPYRPLEELLLRKGHVDPDYKALQRSLYHRHLARWLEIFPREQIHVVDGDALVRDPYPELRQAERFLELPPHIGPQNFYYNSTKGFYCLLEAGREKCLDQSKGRPHAPLDGLTFRKLCQYLAKPNRLFFDMVGRTFSWC; encoded by the exons ATGCTGCGGACGCTGCCGGTACTGCTGCTGACTGTCAACTTGGTCGTGGGTTCGAGCTCCCCCGGTGACGTCCTCTCGCCGTCTTACAACAAAAGCAACAGTAGTGGCGTGCAGAGGCTGCCCGACGCCATCATCATCGGCGTGCGTAAAGGAGGAACCAGAGCTCTCCTGGAGATGCTCAACCTGCACCCTGATGTGAAAGTGGCAAAGGCAGAG GTGCACTACTTCAACGTGGAGGATCACTACAAGCGAGGCCTGGCCTGGTATCGCTCCCAGATGCCCTTCACCAAGCCCGGCCAGCTGACGTTGGAGAAGACCCCTGGCTACTTCGCCGCACCCCAAGTTCCGGCTCGTGTCTGGGCCCTGAACCCAGCCGCCCGCCTGCTGCTGATCGTGCGCGACCCGGCAGAGAGGCTTGTGTCCGACTACACCCAGGTCCTACACAACCGCCTGGCCCGCCGAAAACCCTACCGGCCTCTGGAGGAGCTTCTACTCCGCAAGGGCCACGTGGACCCGGACTACAAGGCCCTCCAGAGGAGCCTCTACCACCGGCACCTGGCCCGCTGGCTGGAGATCTTCCCCAGGGAGCAGATCCACGTGGTGGACGGCGACGCCCTGGTCCGGGACCCCTACCCCGAGTTGAGACAAGCCGAGCGCTTCCTGGAGCTACCGCCCCACATTGGCCCACAGAACTTCTACTACAACAGCACAAAGGGGTTCTACTGCCTCTTGGAGGCCGGACGGGAGAAGTGCTTGGACCAGTCCAAAGGGCGGCCGCACGCGCCTCTTGACGGGCTCACCTTCAGAAAGCTCTGCCAGTACTTGGCCAAGCCCAACCGCTTGTTCTTCGACATGGTGGGTAGAACCTTTTCCTGGTGCTGA
- the hs3st1l2 gene encoding heparan sulfate (glucosamine) 3-O-sulfotransferase 1-like 2 isoform X1 — MLRTLPVLLLTVNLVVGSSSPGDVLSPSYNKSNSSGVQRLPDAIIIGVRKGGTRALLEMLNLHPDVKVAKAEVQRKNVHYFNVEDHYKRGLAWYRSQMPFTKPGQLTLEKTPGYFAAPQVPARVWALNPAARLLLIVRDPAERLVSDYTQVLHNRLARRKPYRPLEELLLRKGHVDPDYKALQRSLYHRHLARWLEIFPREQIHVVDGDALVRDPYPELRQAERFLELPPHIGPQNFYYNSTKGFYCLLEAGREKCLDQSKGRPHAPLDGLTFRKLCQYLAKPNRLFFDMVGRTFSWC, encoded by the exons ATGCTGCGGACGCTGCCGGTACTGCTGCTGACTGTCAACTTGGTCGTGGGTTCGAGCTCCCCCGGTGACGTCCTCTCGCCGTCTTACAACAAAAGCAACAGTAGTGGCGTGCAGAGGCTGCCCGACGCCATCATCATCGGCGTGCGTAAAGGAGGAACCAGAGCTCTCCTGGAGATGCTCAACCTGCACCCTGATGTGAAAGTGGCAAAGGCAGAGGTGCAACGTAAAaat GTGCACTACTTCAACGTGGAGGATCACTACAAGCGAGGCCTGGCCTGGTATCGCTCCCAGATGCCCTTCACCAAGCCCGGCCAGCTGACGTTGGAGAAGACCCCTGGCTACTTCGCCGCACCCCAAGTTCCGGCTCGTGTCTGGGCCCTGAACCCAGCCGCCCGCCTGCTGCTGATCGTGCGCGACCCGGCAGAGAGGCTTGTGTCCGACTACACCCAGGTCCTACACAACCGCCTGGCCCGCCGAAAACCCTACCGGCCTCTGGAGGAGCTTCTACTCCGCAAGGGCCACGTGGACCCGGACTACAAGGCCCTCCAGAGGAGCCTCTACCACCGGCACCTGGCCCGCTGGCTGGAGATCTTCCCCAGGGAGCAGATCCACGTGGTGGACGGCGACGCCCTGGTCCGGGACCCCTACCCCGAGTTGAGACAAGCCGAGCGCTTCCTGGAGCTACCGCCCCACATTGGCCCACAGAACTTCTACTACAACAGCACAAAGGGGTTCTACTGCCTCTTGGAGGCCGGACGGGAGAAGTGCTTGGACCAGTCCAAAGGGCGGCCGCACGCGCCTCTTGACGGGCTCACCTTCAGAAAGCTCTGCCAGTACTTGGCCAAGCCCAACCGCTTGTTCTTCGACATGGTGGGTAGAACCTTTTCCTGGTGCTGA